The genomic region agataaaaacacTCCGTCTTTATTTTAAAGGACGATTTGCATTCTCGATCAGGTCACGTCTAATCAGGTCAGATCATGTATTGTTACGtgaaacattaattttctattattttacgTTGCTCGCTAATGTGAATAGACAATCCCAAAtgacttcaaaatatttgacCTGATCGATATTATGATTCGTTCTTAATTCGCTAAAATTTGGAAGTGGATATGAAAACCTCCATGAACTGAGAGTTTTTCTCTTAAATACCTAGAAAATGGCTTCAGATAGTAAGAAAATCCAAAACCGAAAAAGTTTCTCATTTGAACAACGCAccaaattgtttcaaaataagaaGTCAGTGGTGATGACAAAAGGGGGCTTAACGGATGTAAcctacaataaaaatttcatatatacCCAGGGTCTCAAAAACAGGATTTTCCGACATACGTTTATGTCATAATTGACTCAAAGTAAAGTTCTCCATCAATTGCCAGAGTCTAAAACAAACTCactcaccttgtatatatgtAGGTAGTAAGTACATATTGTAAATTTCGAAACTGACAATATTCGGGTTGAAAGAGCAGTGTGATTTCATTTCTATGTAGGTTCTTTCACTTGACGAAAAGTACCTCCTTGTGAGTGATTTCAGAGTGAATGTCTAAACCAGTAGTAAATAAAAGGGTGTTTGAGTAAAATTCTAGTGTACAAATTTTAGTTCGGgtgaaaaatgaaatgtacACAGAgtgtccaaaaaaaaatcaaattcgattaatttaaatgtaacatATGATGTCGTCCTTAAGGCATTTTTGGACGCCCTGTAGATAACTTTCACCTACaagagtaaaaataaaatggaggCAACTATAGcgttaattttgatttttgtactGTATAATGATATTTTCCCGAAGGTATTagatttattgtaattttttgccataatgttttctatatttatttgtCATCGTTAGTTTTACTTTTAGTTTCATAAACAAACTGTTTGTCGTTAGCTAAAAGATGCTGAAGCACCTTCGGCTTTGGCTTACTGAAAAATGGCTTTgtttagggccaaattatgAATGTGCTGCTAATTTTACCAAGAACAATAGCCACGAACACATGTGCTTCTGATGAAGAGAGCAGTGCATTGATAATATGGCGCCTCAAagctattttcaaatttgtgtgtttttcttttattagtAATTTCATAATTGTTCAGTGTCTTTAATTGGCGAAGAAACAGTTCGGTTTACCctataatgaataaaatataaatatataggtataatttaataatagagaaaattttaaataaattattgaacaaaataactattttaaagAGTCATTTGTCGCCGAGTGCAGTCCTGTCTTAGTTCCTACGTCAGGAATTTCGTTTCGTTTTgtcaccatattgtcaaggTTTCTTCAGTAATAAGTCACATCCTGCAAGGAAAAGTTACTGGGTACGGCCCtcatttgtatttgaaattgaaattttccgtTAAAACATGaatagattaaaaattattaacatttgtATAGACAGGTCTCAACCAAAACTGAGTTTACTCTTCGTGTGCAAAGTAATTTCCAGATGGATATGCCCTTAACTCAGCTCCAACGTTAGAAATGTTATTTAGATTATTCACCAAATTGCCTGAATTGTTTCAGAAATAAGTTATACGTTAAAAATGCCTCAAATCAGAAAAGGCACAAAgcttgcaaaaaaattagtaggTAGGACCCTAATTTGAGTATAAGATAGAAATTTTCCCTTTGGGCGACCGCCATTTTGGCATGAATCCTCGGTCATAAGTTTAGATCGTGGGCCAGGGCATGGACCTCTTTTGGGAACATTATtcttgtttttgaaaaagtggTTTTGTTTCTGATTTTCGCAGTTTCAAAGTAGTCAGAGGAGGAACAACAGATGATTTATAATTGCAGCATGCTACACTGGAAATAATGGAGAAAAACATACGAGGGACCACGTAATTAAAATCTCTGATTACACTTTATTCTAACaatcttttgaagatttgtgCAGTCTTGCGCAAAGTAAGCTATCGATACCGTGGACTTTAATCTGACGCGTGATTCTGCAACCAACATTGCTCAGTAAGTGCCTGATTCAAAAAAGTAATACATGCGCCTCAGTCTGTTTCTCGTTTGGCATTAATTAACTATTATTTATAGTCAAACAAATAGGCATCGAGCATGTAATTGAACCCATCAAGGACTTCAAtagaatgaaaaataaattccgaATATGCGATCAGAAAGCATAATGGCCTACATAGCCAGATCCTTATCATTCTAAAGCAGAGAGGGAGGACCCTGCTGATTTCGTCTTATGATaacaggaaaattaaattccatatGATATCAGTTCGTCACTATTTGTTGTAGCAGTTCTATACAGTGTGCACGCCTTAGTTCAGCCATTAGcaataattaagtaaaaacGCATCAGTGACTCACTAACAGCAAACTCTGATTAGTTTCGTTTTAGTTTAAAGGCATGCTGGTGATGAATAAACATCAACAAGGTTTATTTGTCGTTTAGTGTTGTATTGGTGCCGGATTCGTGAGGTGAGCTGCATCGTCATATTCGTAGAAAATGTCTGGGAATTTAGGGATGGAACAGCTAATAAACGTAGTGAATAAGTTGCAAGATGCCTTCGTAAGACTAGGTGTGAATTTGACTGTGGATTTGCCTCAAATCGCGGTAGTGGGAGGTCAAAGTGCCGGAAAAAGTTCCGTCTTGGAGAATTTCGTGGGCAGGTGCGtatctatttttaaagaaaaatatgagaCATCCGATAATCAGCAAATGGCTTctattatgtattttatcgCACGTGAAGTCGTTAATGTAGACTCTGAAACgtgtaattgaaattttacggACATCGCTTCACTTAgataacaacaaaattatcttAAGGGTCATTTGCGCAAATGCCATTGAGTGAAATTCAACTGCTCAAACTGCATTTTGTTCCTTTACTTAAACCAACATCCAAAAACCACTGgtggaaataattattattgattcgTTAACTGATGCCAAGGCAGAATTCAGTCGCAGCAAAGCAAACGGCAAAAGAATTAAATGTCTTTTGAATCCTGCCGAGGCAAAAAGTAGATATTTCATCGTTATAGCCGTAAAAATAAACGAGGATGGACATACAATGAgcaaaaatgtttagaagCGATTAGAGAATCTGAAAATATCGTACTAAAAATCTTATCACGACCCTGTTTTGTGACATGCCCTGTGCATTGCTCTAATCAGAAAAACTCATGTCTTTGCAACGAATCTCAGAATAGCAAACTCAGGAACAACTCACGAAGCAGTTTCTTGTACTGTTAAATAGTGCCGTCTTAATCAGGTTTACGAAAGAAAGGAACTAGGTTGACGAAGTCGATGCAACAATTCAACCAAGAATGTGTGGAAGAATCTGAAAGAGATCTGAGACAGTGATTACAAGTTGCTGAGTTcttaactaataaaataaagcttAATGTTCATAGGCGTAATACAACTAAAATGATGTTATCGGGTAAGTTACTATTCACCTTGCTAAAGCGTAACACTTAGATAAATGACCAGATTGATTTGCTAGCGGGATGTTGCAGTTATgctaatttaacaaaatttaacccTTATCTGAGGATAATGGACACCCAAATTTAGTTACGTTAAatgtattacaaaaaaactgtaaCGCACATAGGCGTAGCATAAGGGTATATTACATCTGGAACCCTGGTTGTATTTAgttcaaatcaaattttcatttttttcaattttcattcaaattcaGGATTCTCTCAATATTTAACTGTATAGTGGACCGAGTAACCCTGGTTTGGAGCTTTGGGGGACGGAATCTTGGTGAATCGTCTCATTTTTACCGAATATCCGTATAAATTCGAGAATAAATGAAGATGAACATGGAATctgttgcattaaaaaatattcagaattaGGCAGATAatctgaaaatgtaaaaatattgttagatgttaatttggaaaatttaagcATATTACGACCCTGTGTACTGCTACAATCAGAAAAACTCGTACccgaaaagcaaaaaaactatTGAACGCGTGttttagcgattttttttcgatttgcTAATTTGTGAGAACTATTCATTATCACTGGGTTTATGATCGCACACTATGTAGTTTACACGTTAATGAAGGTCACAATACGCATCGTCCTGACCTTTATgaccaataaaaatatatggtttgaaagaaaatttcctgaaattcGCAAGGAGAATATTCTATAACTCAAGAGTTAATTTTATGCTATTTTTACGTCTTTACTTTATtcaaaaaagttgtattttgCACTGGCACTGCAAAATTGCCTTAGATAGTATCCTGTTCGCTTTAACACATAACTGTTAATTCTAACAGGATGATCTAAGCATTCTATCGCATAAATTTTCTGGAACATGAATGAGCACCGACTCGAAACATCCTTGGCCAGCCCATTCTCCAGACATGACTCgtttagatttctttctttagGGCTATATCAAAAATCATGTTTGTCAACAGATAACCACGAAAGAGCGTTCTTAAAGCTTTTGATCGACCAAatgttattaaagttttagCTACAAGAACAAGGAGATGTTATTATATGCTTAGCAAATAATGGACACTTGTTTGAATAATTTGGTAATTTAGGTAATGTacgataattgaaaaaaaataagctCTTACGTTTTAGTAACGTTAACTACGCATCGATGAATTAGACAGACATgtggaagaattaaaaaaatatcttaaaatcgacaaaaaccTGCTAAGGccctgtttaaaaaaaaagtttaagatCATTctggacaaaaaaaattgataaaatcaAGCCAAGGCCGTTCGAGATTCTCATGCTGGACATCCTTATATTGAACAAACTGTATATTAATATGCCTCAAGtgccttttttatttttgttattttatcgatttttaaaattttgtctttgtttattatatttgattttcttgtATCGTCATTAAATAAAGTCGCTGCAAGAATTGAAAAGCGGTGGCAGAATGTCGTTTTCGCAATACAGTGAATATTTCATCATAGGAATGAACTTCAattttagatacaaaatgtGTAAATACTAAGAATCGCcatacttattaaaaatttttacctaTCTCCGATATCTAGTATTACACATTTCtgataacaaaattacaagCTATATTTATACATCTAATTACACCTACACAtcttacaataattaaatataaatgtttccaGGGATTTTCTCCCTAGAGGATCTGGCATCGTGACTAGAAGACCACTGGTCCTGCAACTCATACATGCAAAATTTGGTAGAGATTTCACATAATATCGCCAATGccatcttgaaaattatttacttttacaGAATATGCAGAATTCCTGCATAAGCCAGGCCAGAAGTACTCAGATTTCAATGAAGTTAGACGGGAGATTGAAGCAGACACTGATAGAATCACAGGGAAAAATAAGGGCATATCAAACATGCCCATAAACCTGAAAGTTTACTCTCCAAACGGTAAAATGCACGTTCATACAAATTACTCACTCATGAGTCAAGCATCACTAAATTTCTTAGTCATAGAAAATTCATTGCCTGACATTCTCTTTCTTGAAGGCATACAGAGGAAATTTCCCTTATTGCCGCATTGCTAAATcatgagttaaaaaaaaattcttttagtACTCAACCTGACCTTGATAGACCTCCCAGGCATGACTAAAATCCCCATAGGGGACCAGCCCCCAGACATTGAGCTTCAGATCAGAAAAATGATCTTAGAATATATTAAACGCGACTCTTGTCTTATACTAGCAGTGACTCCTGCTAATACTGACCTGGCTAACTCGGACGCTCTGCAGATCTCCAAGGAAGTAGATCCTAAAGGTAGAAGATCTGGCTTAGCAGGAACTAGTGCTAAAGCATCAGCTTTTCAGGCTTCCGGACTATAGGGGTGATAACTAAACTAGATCTCATGGATCAGGGTACTGATGCAAGGGAcgttttagaaaataaattgctgTCTCTCAGGAGAGGATACGTGGGGGTTATCAACCGATCTCAAAAGGATCTAGAGGGTGGGAAGGATATTAAGCTGCAGATTAAAGCTGAAAGAGAGTTCTTTTTGAGGTTAGTACCAGTACTGCCTCAAAATCTAGAATCTGTGAAAGATGCTTTGATAATGTGGTAAATTTCAGACATCCAGCCTACAGGCACATGGTGGACAAAATGGGCACCCCATATCTGCAGAAAACTCTAAATGCTCAGTTAACGAATCACATTAGGAACACTCTGCCCGCTCTCAGAGAAAAGCTACAGAAACAGCTGGTGGGCTTGGAGAAAAGTTTAGGCGAATTCAGGAATTTTAGGCCTGATGATAAGACTGTCAAGACCAAGGCGTTATTGCAGTAAGTAATAATTTCTCACTAGATATGTCACGttcattatcaaaattaaaaaaaaattcatgcaAGATATCAAATGAGACcgaaattataaaatctgTAGTAAGGAACGGCCTACAGCAAGCTCGTTCCTGTAGCTGAAACTCGCCTGCATTTTCAGGATGATTCAAAACTTCTCCTTGGAATTCGAAAAAGCCCTGGAAGGTTCTAGATCCAGTGAAATCAACACAAGCGAGCTGTGTGGAGGGGCCAAAATAAACTCCCTCTTCCACGAACGATTTCCATTCGAGATCGTCAAAATGGAATTTGACGAAAATGAGCTACGCAAAGAGATTGCTATAGCCATATGCAATATTCATGGAATTCGGGTAAGGTCAATATACCCCCAGTGGTTACTAGCTGccaaaaaaacttcaattatttaccaatttttcaaaaacgatCATAGAATTCATTAGTACAAAATCCAAGTTAAATGGGGCAACCAGAATTTCGGCGTTAAACCAACATAACCcaaatttttagattaaacCAATACACTCCCAATATAATCCGAATATTCGAGATTGAACGAGGCAACCTGAATTCTGGCGTTAAACCAAGCCAATTTGAATCTCAGCGTTAAACCAAGTCAATTTGAATCTCAGCGTTAAACCAAGTCAATTTGAATCTCGGCGTTAAACCAAAGCGCTCACAATATGAAcagaatatttgaaatttggtgAGGTAACCCGAATTCTGATGTTGAACCAATGCACCCCCCTCCCCCTCCtcacccaaaaaaaaattattgaaattttattgttgcagATCGGATTATTCACCCCCGATTTGGCCTTCGATGCCATAGTGAAGAAGCAAATAGCCAGACTGAAAAACCCATGCATGATTTGCGTAGATTTGGTAGTCTCAGAACTATTAAACATCACCCATTTTTGCACCGAAAGAGTAAGTTTTGATATTGTCCAAGTAGCAAATCTTTAAATTACTCAGGTTGGAATTTAGATGTCACAGTACCCAGTTTTACGTGAAACCGTGAAGCGGATCATTTCTGTACAAATCAGTAAAACTGAGCAGGAATGTAAGGATCAGTTGCAACTTTACATCAATTGTCAGCTGAGTTACATGAATACCAATCATGAAGACTTCATCGGTTTTGCTAAGTAAGTTGGCATTTCCCAATTTTTGAGACCGCAATATGAATTTTAGCGCAGAAAACCAGGCAGAAAAGAGTATGAGGTCGGGAACCAGTACCGCCCCAGGCAATCAAGTAATTAGAAAAGGAGTTATGTGCATTCACAATCAAAGCGTAATCAGAGGAGCCAAAGATTTTTGGTTCGTTTTAACATCTGAGAACTTGGCCTGGTTCAAAGATGAGACGGAGAAGGAAATTCAGTACATTTTGCCATTAAATGGGATTAAGCTGCGTGACTTAGAGAACAAATTCATATCAAAGAGACACACCTTTGGCCTGTTTTACCCTAACGGAAGAAACGTTTATAAGGTGCCAATTCCTCAAGTTTATCCCTTCATATTATATGAAATCAGATTTTAGGATAACAAGCAGCTGGAGCTGAGCTGCAACTCCCTGGATGAAGAAGACTCCTGGAAGGCCTCATTGCTCAGAGCTGGAGTTTATCCAGAAAGACTAAAAGAAGACAATAGCACCGATGTAATGACTTATACCATCACTGAACCAATAAATGCTGCAACTCCTTTTTAGTTGAATTCCTTTAAAGAGGACGAAGACCCTCAGCTGAAGCGTCAAGTAGAGGTTATCAGGAACTTAGTAGATAGCTACATGAACATTATCAAAAAGTCCACCAAGGACTTGGTACCCAAAATCATCACCCACTTCGTGCTGAACTCCACCAAGAAATTTATCAGCGAAGAGCTACTTCTGCACGTGTATTCCACAGAGAATCAAGTAAGGGGGGTTCCTTTTTTTTAGACCTTAATTGACCAAATCTGCATAGGACGATTTGATGGAAGAATCCCCGGAGGAAGTGCGAAGACGCAACGAGAGGATGCAGATGTATCATGCCTGCAAGGAGGCCCTTCATATTATCGGAGAGTGCTCGGTTTCGTTTCCTACacaaataatgaataatacaGAGGTTTTTGGAGCTATGATACCATCTGCTGAAACCAAGAGAGGTAAGCGGGGGTCAATGAACTCAAAGA from Euwallacea similis isolate ESF13 chromosome 28, ESF131.1, whole genome shotgun sequence harbors:
- the LOC136417375 gene encoding dynamin-like produces the protein MSGNLGMEQLINVVNKLQDAFVRLGVNLTVDLPQIAVVGGQSAGKSSVLENFVGRDFLPRGSGIVTRRPLVLQLIHAKFEYAEFLHKPGQKYSDFNEVRREIEADTDRITGKNKGISNMPINLKVYSPNVLNLTLIDLPGMTKIPIGDQPPDIELQIRKMILEYIKRDSCLILAVTPANTDLANSDALQISKEVDPKGFRTIGVITKLDLMDQGTDARDVLENKLLSLRRGYVGVINRSQKDLEGGKDIKLQIKAEREFFLRHPAYRHMVDKMGTPYLQKTLNAQLTNHIRNTLPALREKLQKQLVGLEKSLGEFRNFRPDDKTVKTKALLQMIQNFSLEFEKALEGSRSSEINTSELCGGAKINSLFHERFPFEIVKMEFDENELRKEIAIAICNIHGIRIGLFTPDLAFDAIVKKQIARLKNPCMICVDLVVSELLNITHFCTERMSQYPVLRETVKRIISVQISKTEQECKDQLQLYINCQLSYMNTNHEDFIGFANAENQAEKSMRSGTSTAPGNQVIRKGVMCIHNQSVIRGAKDFWFVLTSENLAWFKDETEKEIQYILPLNGIKLRDLENKFISKRHTFGLFYPNGRNVYKDNKQLELSCNSLDEEDSWKASLLRAGVYPERLKEDNSTDLNSFKEDEDPQLKRQVEVIRNLVDSYMNIIKKSTKDLVPKIITHFVLNSTKKFISEELLLHVYSTENQDDLMEESPEEVRRRNERMQMYHACKEALHIIGECSVSFPTQIMNNTEVFGAMIPSAETKRGYRMSTPVQTATRPAPPPPLGLQKYQSVKNLIPEFYIFSVP